From the Myxococcaceae bacterium JPH2 genome, the window CCGCAAGGCCCGAGCTCCCCCTGCGAGACGTGTCGCTGCTCGCCCCCGAGGAACGGCAGAGGCTGCTACGGGACTGGAATGGCCCCACGGCCTACCTCCCGAGGAACGGCTGTTTCCCGCAGGCCTTCGAGCAACAGGTCGCCCGGACTCCGGATGCACCCGCGCTCCGAATCGGAGACGCGTGCCTGTCGTTCTTCGAACTCAACACGCGCGCCAATCAGCTCGCGCGTCATCTGCGTGCGCTCGGCGTCGGAGCGGAGATCCCCGTGGCGCTCTGCATGGAGCGCTCGCCGGACGCACTCGTCGCCATCCTCGCCATCCTCAAGTCGGGCGGGGCCTTCGTCCCGCTCGACGCGAGCGCGCCCGTCCCGCGTCGCGCGCTCCTGCTCAAGGACTGCGGCGCCTCCGTCCTCATCACCCAACAGGCCTTGCTCGACGCGTGGAAGCCCCACGTTCCCAGCGTCGTGTGCCTGGACGCGGAGCGTGGGCACCTCGCCACGCTGTCGGGCGAGGACCTGCCCGAGAGCATCAGCCCGGAGAACCTCGCGTACGTCCTCTACACGTCGGGGTCCACGGGCACTCCCAAGGGCGTGATGGTGCAGCACCGCTCCATCTCGAACCTGCATCGCGCCATGGTCCGAGCCGCCTGCGGTGAACTGCCCGCCAACGCCCGGGTCAGCCTCAACGCACCGCTCTACTTCGACGCGTCGCTCGAACACCTCGTGCTGTGGCTGGAAGGGCACTGCCTGGACATCGTCCCGGAAGAGGTCCGGAGGGATCCGGATCAGCTCCTGGCGTGGCTCGCTGATCGCCGCATCGACGCGC encodes:
- a CDS encoding AMP-binding protein; this encodes QPARDLGRTPLFQVMFALQNAPVPELALPGLVLRPARLDDSGTTQFELSLDLRRAPEGFVGWLSFSTDLFEHATAERLLTHLRVLLEAVTARPELPLRDVSLLAPEERQRLLRDWNGPTAYLPRNGCFPQAFEQQVARTPDAPALRIGDACLSFFELNTRANQLARHLRALGVGAEIPVALCMERSPDALVAILAILKSGGAFVPLDASAPVPRRALLLKDCGASVLITQQALLDAWKPHVPSVVCLDAERGHLATLSGEDLPESISPENLAYVLYTSGSTGTPKGVMVQHRSISNLHRAMVRAACGELPANARVSLNAPLYFDASLEHLVLWLEGHCLDIVPEEVRRDPDQLLAWLADRRIDALDCTPSQLKLLLQAGLLQRQHVPSLLLVGGEAIDEASWRELQGTRRTKAFNVYGPTECTVNATIWPIQGTAVAVPVIGRPLSNSAA